GGGCGGCGGCGACGGCATCGGCCATATCGGCCGGCATTTCACCGACGGTGAAGTCCTTGCCGCCGTTGCCCCTGTAGGTATAGGCCTTGCCCGTGAGGACGTCGACGACGCCCTTGAAGGAGGCCTCCTGCCCGATGGGGAGAAGAACGGGAAGGGCATTGGCCGTCAGGGCCTCCTGAATGTTCTCGACGGTCTTGCCGAAATCGGCGTTTTCCTTGTCCATCTTGCTGACGAAGAAGACGGTGGGACGGCCGAACTCGTCGGCGAACTCCCAGGCCTTCTCCGTCTGGACCTCGACGCCGTGGACGCCGCTGACGACGATGGCAGCGCCATCGGCGACACGCATGGCCGACCGCAGCTCGCCGACGAAGTCGGAGAATCCGGGGGTATCAAGGGCATAGACCGTCTTGCCCCTATAGGTGAGCGTGGCCAGAGAGGTATTGATCGAGATCTGACGCTTCTGCTCTTCGGGCGTGAAGTCCGAAACGGTGTTGCCGTCTTCGATCTTCCCCATGCGCGTCACCGCGCCCGTGTTGAAGAGCATGGCCTCGGTGAGCGATGTCTTGCCCGCCCCGCCATGAGCGGCGATCGCGATGCTACGAATATCCTCCGGCTTGCGTGTCCCCATAAATGATTCCCCCTCTGTCTGCGATGGTTTGCGATACGGGACGAAACCTACAGGTAAACGGTGAGAGTATCCAAGGCCTTATATTACGCACCTGTGACGAAAAGGTCAATTAGAGTATACAACCAGCCGATCCCATGAAAAGCCCCGAACACAGGCCGCGTCTTCGCCTCGCGCGAGACCACTCCCTCCGGAGGACAGCGAAGACCGTCGCCCCATCCCGCAGGGGAAGAAGGCCTTCCCCTGCAAAGGCGACATCGCAACCGAGACGCCCCGAGCCGGAGTTCCCTCGGCCAGCCTCATCGGCTTCGACGGGAAGAGATTGCCCCGGGCTCTCTCAGGAATCCTTCCCGCGAGAGCCGCTGTCGACAAAACCTCGCTCCATGGCCTTTTCCACGTCGACAAAGCGGGCCATGGCCGTCTTCATTCTCCTGAAAGCGAACTTCTCGTAGAAGGCCTCCTTCCCGGGCGAGGCGTAGAGAAGGACGTTCATGGCAGTCAGCCTCTCCAGAAGGGCCTCGACGACGGCCCGCCCCAATCCCCTTCCCTAATAGTCGGGGCAGACGGCCACATCGTAGAGAGCCGCCTGATAGGCCCCGTCGGAGAGGGCCCGCCCTAAGGCGACGAGGCGCTCTCCGTCGTAGAAAAAGACGGTGACGGCGCTGTTTCGGAAGGCCCTCTCGTGGCGCTCGGCCTCGAAGGAGGCCATGGCCGCCTCCTTCAGAAGGTCCGCCACTTTCTGCCAGTCGACGCCGTCGGCATCGAAAGTCTTTCTGAAAATCATCTTCGATTACCCTCCATCCTTCTTACGAATCTACCCTGAGGCTTTCTTCCGCAAGGTCTCTTTCGGACGACGCGGACCCCATCTCAGAACGATCGGACAGGGAGAGATCGGGAGCCAGCAAAAGCGTATAGGCCCAAGGGGAACCGAAAAAGGCCCTTTCGATGAAACCCGCCGAAGAGGCCAGTCGGCGCACCTCTTCCCGCCCCTGGAAATGGGGGTCGGCGATCACCTCGGACAGGCAGAGAAGGCCCTCCCTCTTCAGTCCTCGGCGCATTTCCCCAAGGGCCCCCTCCCTATCGGGAATTTCGCCCAAGACGGCCACGAGGAGGATCCTGTCGAAACGGCCCGGATCGACCTTTCCCTCTCCTGCCTCGCCTCGGACATAGGCGACGTTGGAAAGGCCCTCGTTCTCGGCCCGAACCCGAACCCGGTCGAGCATGGCCTGCTGCATATCGAAGGCGACGACCGAACCTCCCTCCCTGAGAGCCCGGGCCAGAGGCAGGGTGAGGCGGCCGGGGCCGCAGCCGAAATCGAGAACCGTCATGGTCGGATTCAGATCGAGCGCTTCGATGATCGACGACGACCGGTGGTTCCGAAAAAAAGGATTCTCCATCTCCACCATCCACCCCAACCAAGCCGGGCAGGGAAGGGAGACGCGGCGCGAGCGGCGCCGCCAGACGAGGGAAAACAGGAGGACAAACGCGACCGTCGCAAGAAGAAGGAAGACCAGGACAGGACCGCTCCTTTCGGAATATCTGAAATTTCCGGCAGGGGCAAGGACGTCCGACGAAGGCCCGGAGGCAGGCGAAAAGCGGCCCTCTCCCGGAAGATCCTCACCGGGAGGACCGTTTCCCCTGGAAGAACACCCTCCGTCGTCGTCAAGAAGGGGCATGCCTTTTCTCTGCCGCCTTTGCCGGGAGAGGACCGGAGAGGGGCAGGAATCCTTTCAGGGCCGCCCCCCCATGAAAGCAAAAAGTCCCCGGGCAGCTCCCCTGTGGGGCGAGCCGTCCGAGGACCGAGTTCACGCGATCGGCCTTCAGATCAGCTTCCGCTTCAGAACGGCCTCGACCTGGACGGCGTCGGCCTGACCGCGGATCTCGCGCATGACGAGGCCCTGGAGGAACTTGATCTTCTTGCCCTTGAGATCCTTGCCGCTCCGGACGGCCTCGACGGCCTCGACGGCCTCGACGTTGGCCGCGAGGATCGTCTCGACGATCTCCTCCAGGCGGGATCCGGAGACCTGACCGGAGACGACGCCCGTAGCGGCCATGGCCGCCTCCAGAGGCGATCCGTCACGGACCATGACGTCGAAGACGTCCTTGGCTGCCGTCGTCGAGAGCCCCTTGCCTTCGACGAGGACGAGGAGGGCCGCCAGATTTTCGGCCTTGAGGGGAAAGGCCTCCAGAGAGATTCTCTTTTCGTTGAGGACTCGGAGGACTTCGGTGCGAACCCAGTTGGCGGCGCGCCTGGCCTCGGCACCGGCCCGGACGCAGCCGTCGAGGTAGGCCACGGCGGCTGCGCTTTCGGCGATGACCTTGGCGTCTTCCGCTCCCAGTCCGTAGGCGTCGACGAGGCGACGCTCGGCCTCCCAGGGAAGTTCGGGCATGGCCGACCGGACCCTCTCGAGACGATCTCTGTCGACGATAAGGGGGGGAAGATCGGGATCGGGGAAGTAACGGTAGTCGTGGGCCTCCTCCTTGCTCCTCATGGAACGGGTCTTTCCCTCGCCATCGTCCCAGTGGCGCGTCTCCTGGCGGATCTCGCCTCCCTCGGAGAGGACCTTCCGCTGGCGTCCCTCCTCGTATTCGAGAGCCCGTTCGAGGGCCCGAAGCGAGTTCATGTTCTTGATCTCGACCCGGGAGCCCCAGCGGCCGTCGGAGACCTTCTGAGAGATGTTGGCGTCGACGCGGAGCGATCCCGACTCCATGTCTCCGTCGGAGACGGCCAGGTAACGGACGAGACGGCGGATCTGCTCCGTGTAGAGCCGGGCGTGGGCCGGACAGGTCATGTCGGGCTCGGAGACGATCTCCAGGAGCGGCACGCCGCCGCGGTTGTAGTCGACCAGGGAGTGGGCCGCTCCGGCCAGACGGCCGTCGGAGCTGGGATGGACGAGCTTGCCGGCGTCCTCCTCCAGATGGGCCCTCGTGATGGCCACGCGCACCGTCTCGCCCTCGTCGTCGGTGAAGGAGACGAGCCCTCCGGCGCAGATGGGCAGGTCGTACTGGCTGATCTGATAATCCTTGGAGAGGTCGGGGTAGAAGTAGTTCTTGCGGTGAAAGCGCGTCGCCTCCTGGACCTTCGAGCCGAGGGCGAGGCCCACGCGGGCCGCCAGCTCGACGGCCCTGCCGTTGACGACGGGGAGGGCTCCCGGCTGGCCCAGGCAGACGGGGCAGACGTTGCTGTTGGGACGGGCGCCGATGTAGTTCGTCGAGCAGGAGCAAAAGAGCTTCGTCTTCGTCGCCAGCTGGACGTGGATCTCAAGTCCGATGACAGTCTGGAAGGTGAGGGCCATCAGAGGTCACCTCCTGCGATTCGGGGCAGGCCCAGTCTTTTCTCGATGACGGCGGCGGCACCGAAGATCTCCATCTCGCCGAAACGGGGTCCCATGAGTTGAACCCCCACGGGAAGGCCTCCGCTGTAGCCGCCGTTGAGAGAGAGGGCCGGCAGTCCGGCCATGTTGGCCGGCAACGTGAAGAGGTCGCTCATGTACATCTTGATGGGATCGCCCATGTTCTCCCCCTTCCTGAAGGGAAGAGTGGGCGTCGTCGGCGTCAGGAGAAGGTCCACCTCGGAGAAGGCCCTCTCGAACTCGTCTTTGAGAATGCTGACGACCTTGAGGGCCCTGTTGTAATAGGCGTCGTAGTAGCCCGAGCTGAGGACGTAGGTCCCCGTCAGGAGGCGGCGTTTCACCTCGGGACCGAAGCCGAGACGGCGCGTCCTGAAATAGAGTTCGAGAAGCCCCTCGGCCTGGGCCGAGAGACCGTAGCGGACGCCGTCGAAGCGGGCCAGGTTCGAGCTGGCCTCGGCGGGGGCGATGATGTAGTAGCAGGCCAGGGCGTGTTTCATCGTCGGGAGAGAGACGTCGACGATCTCGGCGCCGGCCGACCGGAGAAGATCGGCGACGTCCTTCAAGGTCGCGTCGATGGCCCCGTCGATCTCGTAGGCGGAAAACTCCTTCACGAGACCGATCTTCTTGCCCTTCAGCGATTCCGTCTCGAGGGCACTCAGGAAAGCGGGCCTGGGACGGCGACTGCATGTGCCGTCACGCTCGTCGGGGCGGGCGACGACCTCCATGGCCAGGAGGAGGTCCTCGAGGCTGCGGGAAAAGGGACCGATCTGGTCGAGGGAACAGGCGAAGGGAACGAGGCCGTAGCGGCTCACCATGCCGTAAGTGGGTTTGAAGCCGTAGACGCCGCAGAAGGCGGCGGGCTGGCGAATGGACCCTCCCGTGTCGCTGCCGAAGGTGAGGGGGGCATAACCGGCGGCACAGGCCGCCGCGCTGCCGCCCGAGCTCCCTCCGGGAACGCGCTGGGGATCCCAGGGATTGGACGTGGTGAAGAAGGCCGAATGCTCCGTCGAGCTGCCCATGGCGAATTCGTCCATATTGGCCTTGCCGATGAGGATCGCACCGGCCTCTTCGAGGTAGCGGACGACGGAGGCATCGTAGGGAGGAACCCACTGTTCGAGCATGCGGCTCGAACAGGTCGTGCGGACGCCACGGGTACAGAAGTTGTCCTTGACGATGACGGGAACGCCCGTCAGGGGGCCGGTCTTCTCTCCTCTGTCGAGGGCGATGTCGAGGGCGGCAGAGCGGGAGCGGGCTTCCTCTCTCATGGGCGTCACCAGGGCCGACAGGGCCGGCTCCATCCTCTCCAACCGGCTCAGATGAGCCTCGACGACTTCGGAGACGGAGAACTTCCCTTCCCTTACGGCCCGGGCCAGATCGGCGGCGGAACGTTCAAAGAGCTTCATCGTCAGGCCTCCTCCAGAATCCGGGGGACGCGGAAGAAGTCGTCGTCTCTGTCGGGTGCCTGGGCCAGGGCTCCTTCCCGGTTGTCCCAGACGACGACGACATCCTCCCGCCAGGGGGGAATGTCGGCGACGACGTCGACGACATCGCCGACATGGGAAACGTCCACTTCCTGCAGGCTCTCGAAGTGTCCCATGATGGCGTTGAAATGCCCCGCCAGGGCCGAGACTTCCTCCGCCTCCACTTCGAGGCGGGCCAGCCGGGCCACATGCCTCACTTCGTCTTCCGTGATGGCCATAAGATTCCCTCCTTTATCGTGGATCGTGATTCTCCACCGTAACCTCTTTTTCCCCCTCCGGCGCGGTCGACCGGAAAAGGTCTTCCGCCTCGCCGACGAGGCGCCAGAAAGTCTCCTCGTCGACGATCGCCGCCGAGGCGGCGCGGGCCTTGTCGAGCTTGCCGCCCGCCTTCTCTCCGGCGACGACGAGGAAGGTCTTGGCGCTGACGCTCGACGAGGGAAGGGCGCCGAGGGCTCGGACTCTCTCCTCCGCCTCGGCCCGGGTAGCCCGCTGAAGCTCGCCGGTGAAGACGACGCGTCTCCCCTCCCAGGGAAGGGGGACCGAGGCGGCCCGGCGTGCCTCCGAGGTGCGCAGGCCCAGTCGGGCCAGGCGATCGAGCGTGCGCCGATTGGCCTCGTCGGCAAAGAAGGCCGCCACCGAGGCGGCGATGACGGGTCCCACGCCGTCGACGTCGGCCAGAGTCTCTTCGGAGGCGGCGGCCAGGGCCTCGACGGAGCCGAAGGCCTGAGCGAGGATCTCGGCCACGCGGGCCCCGGCGTAGCGGATGCCCAGGGCAGCCAGGAGACGGGCCAGGGGGCGCTTTTTCGAGGTCTCCAGGGCCTGGATGATGTTCGATGCCGACTTCTCCCCCATCCGTTCCAGCATGAGAAGTTTTTCCCTGTCCAGCTCGTAGAGGTCGGCCAGGGTCGTCACGAGCCCCCTGTCAACGAGCTGGGCCACGATCTTCTCTCCCAGGCCCCGGATATCCATGGCGCCTCGGGAGGCGAAGTGGCGCAGCCCCTCGCGGAGCTGAGCCGGACAGGAGCGATTGGGGCAGCGGAGAACCGCCTCGCCGGGAAGGCGGACGGAAGAGGCGCCGCAGACGGGACACCTCTCGGGAAGGCGGAAGGGCCTCTCGCTGCCGTCGCGGGCCTCGACGTCGACGGCGACGATTTCGGGGATGATCTCACCGGCCTTGCGGACGATGACCCGATCGCCGATTCGGACGTCCTTGCGATCCACCTCGTCCTGATTGTGAAGGCTGGCCCTCTGGACGACGGAGCCCGAGAGAGGGACCGGATCGAGAAGGGCCACGGGGGTGAGGGCACCGGTGCGCCCCACGGAGACGATGATCTCCCTGATCCGCGTCTTCTTCTCCTCCGGGGGATACTTGAAGGCCAGGGCCCAGCGGGGCGTCTTGGCCGTCGCGCCCAGAGTCTCCCAGGCGGCGATGTCATCCACCTTGAGGACGGCGCCGTCGGTGACGTAGGGAAGGGAAAAGCGTTCCTCTTTCCACCGCTCCAGGTAGGCCAGGGCCTCGTCGCCGTCGCGGCAGAGGGCGTGACCGGGCTGGACGGGGAAACCCAGCTCGCGGAGACGCTCCAGGACCGCGCTCTGGCTCGTCAGACCCTGAAGAGGGGCCTCGACGATCTGGTAGAGATAGACCGAAAGGCGGCGCGAGGCCGTCACGGCCGGATCGAGCTGGCGCAGGCTCCCGGCGGCGGCGTTGCGCGGGTTGGCGAAAAGGGGGAGCTCCTCCTCCTCCCTCTCGGCGTTGAGGGAGGCGAAGTCCTCTTTTTTCATGTAGACCTCGCCCCTCACTTCGAGCCGCCCCGGCAGAGCCTCGCGGAGGCGCAGGGGAAGGGAGCGGATCGTCCTGAGGTTGGAGGTCACGTCCTCGCCGAAGCGGCCGTCACCGCGGGTCAGGCCGCGGACGAAACGCCCCTCCTCGTAGAGGAGGGAGACGGCAAGGCCGTCGATCTTGAGCTCGCCGGACAGAGGAGGCAGGCGGCCCAGGGTCCGCTCGACGCGGGCCAGAAAGGCCCGGACGTCCTCCTCGGAGAAGCCGTTTTCCAGGCTCAGCATGGGCGCGGCGTGTTCGACCTTCTCGAAGCCCTCGACGGGCCTGCCGCCGACGCGGCGCGTCGGCGAGTCGGGTTCGACGAGGTCGGGCCAGGCCCTTTCGAGCCCGAGAAGCTCGGTCATGAGGGAATCATAGACATCGTCGGAGATCTCGGGCCTGTCCAGGACGTAGTAGAGGTGTTCGTGGCGGGCCAGCTCCTCCCGGAGGATCGCGATCCTCCGGGAGGCCTCGCCGCGGCTCGGAACGGTCACGGTCTCCCCCTAGTCTCGGGGGCGCATGGTGGGAAAGAAGATGACGTCCCTGATGGAGCGGGAGTTGGTCAGGAACATGACGAGGCGGTCGATGCCGATGCCCAGGCCACCCGTGGGAGGCAGACCGTACTCGAGGGCGTTGATGAAGTCCTCGTCGAAGGCGTGGGCCTCGTCGTCCCCGGCCTCCTTCTTCTGGAGCTGATCCATGAAACGTCCCCTCTGATCGATGGGATCGTTGAGCTCGCTGAAGGCGTTGGCCACTTCCTTGCCGTAGACGAAGAGCTCGAAGCGGTTCGTGAAATCGGGCTCGTCTGGGTTCCTCTTGGCCAGAGGGGAGATTTCCGTCGGATGGCCGAGGACGAAGGTGGGCTGGATGAGCTTTTCCTCGACGAACTCCTCGAAGAGCTTGGAGAGGACGATGAAGCGGCTCTCGTCGCCCTTGATCTCGATGTGGCGCCTTTTGGCCTCGGATCGGGCCTCGTCGTCGCTCTTCCAGGCGTGGAAGTCGACGCCGCAGTGTTCGCGGACGAGATCGACCATGGTGCCCCTCCGAAAGGGACGTTCGAAGGAGATCTCCGTCCCCTGGTAGTCGACGACGCGGCTCCCCACGGCATCGGCGCAGGCCGAGATGATCTCCTCGGTGAGATTCATCATGTCCTCGTAGTTCGCGTAGGCCCAGTAGACCTCCATGGCCGTGAACTCCGGGTTGTGCATGGCGTCGATGCCCTCGTTGCGGAAGTTCTTGCCGATCTCGTAGACGCGGCCCATCATGCCCACGATGAGGCGCTTCAGGTAGAGCTCGGTGGCGATGCGGAGATACATATCCAGACCGAGGGCGTTGTGATAGGTGACGAAGGGACGGGCATTGGCCCCTCCGGCGAGGGGAGACAGAGTCGGCGTCTCCACCTCGAGGGTCCCGTGGGCCTCCAGGACGCGGCGGAAGGTGGCGATGATGAGGCTCCGCTTGCGGAAGACGTCACGCACCTCGGGGTTGGCGATGAGGTCGACGTAGCGCCGGCGGTAGCGCGTCTCCGTGTCCTTCAGGCCATGCCATTTCTCCGGCAGAGGGCGAAGGGCCTTGGAGAGAAGCTTGAAGGAGTCGACCTGGAGGGAGAGCTCGCCCCGTCGGGTCCGGAAAGGATGGCCCACGACGCCGACGAAATCCCCGCTGTCGACCCATTTCTTGAAGAAACCGTACGACTCCTCGCCCAGGGCGTCGACCTGAAAGTAGAGCTGCAGCGTCGCCGTCTCGTCGCCGACGGTGAGGAAAGAGGCCTTGCCGTGCTTGCGAACGGTGAGGACCCGTCCGGCGGTGACGAGGCGGTCTTCGACGTGCTCGTCCTCCTTCAGATGGGCGAAGTTCCGGGCCACTTCGGCCAGAGTCGTCTCCCTCTCCCAGCGATCGACGAGAAAGGGGTCGTACCCCTCTTCCCGGCGCAGGCGGTCGAGCTTCTCCATCCTCTGGCGGTAGACTTCATTCTCCTCTTCCAGAGTCCATTCCATCTCTTTCGGTTCCGACATCCTTAAACGCTCTCCTTTCGCGCCCCGGAAGGGGGCACAGGACCTGACGGCAGGCATCCTTCACGCAGCGTCTCATATCGAAAAAGGCTCCGCCCCTCGATGAGGCGAGAGGAGAGCCCCTCCCAGGTCATCTCGACGGCCACGGCGCGGCGGAAGGCCGATGCGCCGGTAAACCCTTTAAACATACAGGAGACGAACCGCTTGAGCAAGACGAGGGCAAAGCGTTCTCCCTCCTGATCGAGCAGAGCCCGGCCCATCTCCATCAGAAGGTCCAGTTCCCTCTCCGGCGCCGGGACGAGCAGGCTTTCGTCGACGTCGTATCCCAATGCAGCCAAGGCCCTGGGGACGAGGAAGGGATCGCGCAGAATCCCCCGGGCCAGGAAGACGCCGACGCAGCCTCCGTCAAGATAGCTTCGGATCGCCTCGACGGAGAAGACATCGCCGCTGGCGCTCACCCGGCCCGGGAAGGCCCGGGCGAGGGAGAGGACGGCCTCTCTGTCGGCGACGCCCTCGTAGCGTTGGGCCGCCGTACGGCCGTGAAGGGTCAGGTGATCGGCGCCGGCCTCGATGAGAGCGGCGGCGAAATCCTCCGTCGCCAGGGGGTGAAGCGCCGTCGTCTTCCTCAGCTTGACCCAGAGGGGAAGGCCCAGATCGGAAAGGCGAAGAACCATCTCCCGGGCCCTTTGGGGCACCTCGAGAAGGCGGGCCCCCGATCCCTTGCGGAAGACCTTGGGCATGGGACAGGCCATATTGAGCCCCAGGGCGTCGAAACCGCCCACGGCCAGAGCCCGCCGGGCCCCCCTCTCGACGAGAAGGGGGTCGTCGCCGAAAAGCTGCATGACCAGAGGCCGGTCCCGCCCGTCGGGAGAGGCCACCATGGCCTCCGTCTTTTTGTTGGACATGACGATCCCGGCGGCGCTGACCATCTCCGTATGGGTCAGGGCCACGCCGAGGCGGCGAAAGAAGGCGCGCACGGCCGGGACGGTGACGCCGGCCAAAGGGGCCAGCCAGAGGGGGTTGGCCAGGTCGAGGCCGCCGACGGCCAGCCTGGCGTGACCAAGAGGGAAGCCTTCTGTCATGAACGAGGGACCCCGTTCCGTTCGTAGAGGATGCGGAGCCCCTCCAGCGTGAGCCAGGGATCGACGGTCTCGATCGTCTCCGAATGGGCGGCCACGGCCGAGGCCAGCCCTCCCGTGGCGATGACCGTCGTCTTCCGCCCCAAGGCATCCCAGATGCGCCGGACGAGGCCGTCGACAAGGCCGGCGTTGCCGTAGAGAATGCCGGCCTGAATCGATTCCATCGTCGTCCTTCCGATGACGCTCGAAGGGGCCTCGAGGGCGATCTTGGGCAGCTTGGCCGTCCGGCCGAAGAGGGCCTCCATGCTCGTCATGAGTCCCGGCGCGATGGCCCCGCCGAGATAGACGCCCTTGGCGTCGATGACGTTAAGCGTGATGGCCGTCCCGAAGTCGGCGATGACGAGGGGAGCCCCGTAGCGGGCCACGCCGGCCACGGCATCGACGATCCTGTCGGCACCCACCTCGTGAGGGGCACCGTAGCCGATGACGATGCCCAGATCGAGATCGGTCGAGACCTTGAGGCAGGTCCGTCCCAGATAACGGTCGATTCCCTCCGAGAAGGCCCCGTCGAGGGGGGGCACGACGGAGGCCATGATGGCGCCGTCGATGGATCGGGGATCGATGTCGGCCGTGCGGAGCAGGTTGAGCAGGTAGATGCCGACTTCGTCGGCCGTGTGACGCTCCGACATGAGGCGCCAATGGGATTTCAGTTTGGAGCCGTCGAAGACGCCTACGGTGGTGTTCGTGTTGCCCACGTCGATCACGAGAAGCATCGTCTATCCCTCCTGAAGAGGGCCGGGAAGAGCCCGGCCTCGTGTGGCACCTTTTTTAAAGAGAAGTCGCGCAGAAAAGGGTCAGGGCCAAAGCGGCCGCCAGGGAACGCGGGGGACCGACGCCGACTTTGCGGGCCAGAAGCAGAAAGAGGACGAAGGTCCCGGCGGCGTAGATCAAAGCCGAGAAGGTCACCTCTCCCACCAAGAGGTTCGCCGCCCCGTCGGCAGCCCGAGCCCAGAGGGCGAAGAGGTCTTCACCGAAACGGGCCGCCGCCGCGCCGCCGCGCCAGCCCGCCAGGACCGGCAGGGCCGCCAGAGAGGCCAGAGGCAGGAGAAAGGCAAAAAGGGGCAGCGCGACCAGATTGAGGACGATTCCGGCCAGGGGCACGACGCCGAAGACCTCGGCGGCGACGGGAGCCGTCGTGAGCCAGACGAGGGGACCGGCCAGAAAAGCCGTTCCCTTGCCCCAATCAGGCAGGGCCGTCAGAGTGAGAACAGCCGTCATGGAAAGACGCCACCCCACGTCCCAGAACCACCAGGGACGCCAGGCCAGAAGGATCAGCCCCGCCAGGGCGACGGCGTTCACTCCGCCTCCCCGCCGTCCCATCTGCCTTCCCTGGAGGTAGAGCTGGACCATCAGGGCCGCCCTGACGGCGCTGGCCGGAGCGCCCGCCAGGAAGACATAGGCCCAGACGAGGGCAGAGGCGACGACGAGCCCCACCGTCGACGGCCCGGCGAAAAGCAGGATCGCCGAGGCGACGAGGCCGACATGAAAGCCCGAGACGGCCAGAAGATGCGACGTTCCCCAGCGCCGGTGGGCTCGGGCCAGATCGGGGTCGCGTCCGCCCGTCCAGGCCGCCAGCAGGTGGCCTCTCATGAGAGGCGGCAGCTTCAGAAGAAGGGCCGCCTCGATCCGGGCTCGCCGCCAGGCCCAACCGCTCTTTCCGTCAAGGAGACGCCACCGGCCGGGTCGGAGCTCGCCCTCGATTCCTCGGGCCCTGGCCCAGCGGGAGAAGTCGAAAGACTCCCCCTCTCGAGCCTTTCGGAGAGGAAGGACCTCCCCTTCGACGTCGAGGTGCGATCCTGCCCCGACGACCTGTCGAGGCGGGACGAAGGCGGCCAGCCGAAGGCCTCCCCCTTCGACGACGACGAGGCGCCGCTTCCCCCAGGGACGTTCGGAGAGGACCGTGACCTCGCCTTCGTAACGGGGCGGGAGTGAGGGCTCGGCCAGACGATGCAGGAAGAGGACCGCCCCTCCCAAAGAGAGGAGAAGGACGAGGAGGGCCGGGCGGAACGCCCAGCCCTCGAAGCCGTCGCTGCCCAGAAGAAGGAGGCCCACAGGGGCCAGAAGGGCCGCCGCGACGACGGCTCCCGGCGGAAGTCCCCTGCCGAGGAAGGTCAGGGCCAGGCTCCAGGCCGCCAGGACGACGAGGGCCGGCGCCTTGACGAGAAAGGTCACGGCCCGACGGTGACGAAAGGACGGATCGATTCGAGCTTGCCGTCGCCGATGCCCCGGA
The DNA window shown above is from Aminithiophilus ramosus and carries:
- a CDS encoding ComEC/Rec2 family competence protein — its product is MTFLVKAPALVVLAAWSLALTFLGRGLPPGAVVAAALLAPVGLLLLGSDGFEGWAFRPALLVLLLSLGGAVLFLHRLAEPSLPPRYEGEVTVLSERPWGKRRLVVVEGGGLRLAAFVPPRQVVGAGSHLDVEGEVLPLRKAREGESFDFSRWARARGIEGELRPGRWRLLDGKSGWAWRRARIEAALLLKLPPLMRGHLLAAWTGGRDPDLARAHRRWGTSHLLAVSGFHVGLVASAILLFAGPSTVGLVVASALVWAYVFLAGAPASAVRAALMVQLYLQGRQMGRRGGGVNAVALAGLILLAWRPWWFWDVGWRLSMTAVLTLTALPDWGKGTAFLAGPLVWLTTAPVAAEVFGVVPLAGIVLNLVALPLFAFLLPLASLAALPVLAGWRGGAAAARFGEDLFALWARAADGAANLLVGEVTFSALIYAAGTFVLFLLLARKVGVGPPRSLAAALALTLFCATSL
- a CDS encoding type III pantothenate kinase; the encoded protein is MLLVIDVGNTNTTVGVFDGSKLKSHWRLMSERHTADEVGIYLLNLLRTADIDPRSIDGAIMASVVPPLDGAFSEGIDRYLGRTCLKVSTDLDLGIVIGYGAPHEVGADRIVDAVAGVARYGAPLVIADFGTAITLNVIDAKGVYLGGAIAPGLMTSMEALFGRTAKLPKIALEAPSSVIGRTTMESIQAGILYGNAGLVDGLVRRIWDALGRKTTVIATGGLASAVAAHSETIETVDPWLTLEGLRILYERNGVPRS